In the genome of Cryptomeria japonica chromosome 8, Sugi_1.0, whole genome shotgun sequence, one region contains:
- the LOC131066843 gene encoding origin of replication complex subunit 5, whose product METNNQKFDDSEAKTNAHTPSRRITRSTNAHHAEESLEAKQCIQANTTQDTTSSSFQCIQADEETHTVKNKEELQRHLFDTFPGRHTQIKELLNLIGGPQDFMTPLLIYGGPSCGKTSVVVETFKYLGRPYAYASCRSCHNPRLLFESLLNKLYAHKRTKLNNYASAKRCDKIADFVQYLKEACNEIIEKFSHKKVGHRHKFHDTGFKDSHKGLMGSPSRDVHKVKDSGLKASPHKDARKSLEKGSQDSGFKGSPKKNVGIGVRDSGFENLGSDPNNKGIKGLDSNGVVYLIFDNIELLHEWTNGFGLISALFKLADLTRMPNLGLIFISNVTPDSFYLQTGTLEPLTVYFRDYTDEELHQILLKGQPNPELYGSFLNAIMKPFSRACRRVTELSAALEPLFQKYCEPIIKEAVSPNDEKGKRRLFALLQPHITPALNQICNVPTYSGFSKSGADKARRKLIPKRSGCYEATEELDFYLTVCGKYLLISAFIASRNPATLDATLFDSTGGLESRKRKRKSSASAMQKKEYEEQEKVLKGPGSFPLERLLAIFQCITVATGEDVESQQCTDTSPNDEGSMELMSDALMQLSTLCNINLLYKGSSCPLEGAARYRCNIDQDLALRVARSVNFPLSKYLYR is encoded by the exons ATGGAAACAAATAATCAGAAATTCGACGATTCAGAAGCCAAAACAAATGCCCATACGCCGTCCAGGCGGATCACAAGAAGCACCAATGCTCATCACGCAGAAGAGTCCCTTGAAGCGAAGCAATGCATTCAAGCAAACACGACTCAAGATACCACTTCGTCTTCATTTCAATGTATTCAAGCTGACGAAGAAACTCATACTGTTAAAAACAAAGAAGAGCTGCAGAGACATCTGTTTGATACTTTTCCCGGGCGTCACACACAGATCAAAGAGCTTCTGAATCTTATTGGAGGTCCTCAGGATTTCATGACACCCTTGCTCATATATGGGGGGCCCTCCTGTGGTAAAACCAGTGTAGTTGTGGAGACATTTAAGTACCTCGGTCGACCTTATGCCTATGCCAGCTGCAGGTCCTGTCACAACCCACGTCTGCTCTTCGAATCTCTTCTAAACAAGTTATATGCACACAAAAGAACCAAGCTTAACAACTATGCCAGTGCTAAGCGATGTGATAAAATTGCAGATTTTGTTCAGTATTTGAAAGAGGCCTGTAATGAGATCATTGAGAAATTTTCTCATAAAAAAGTAGGTCACAGGCACAAGTTCCATGACACCGGGTTTAAGGACTCCCACAAGGGTTTGATGGGCTCTCCATCAAGGGATGTTCACAAGGTGAAGGATTCGGGGCTTAAGGCCTCCCCTCACAAAGATGCTAGAAAAAGCTTGGAGAAAGGCTCTCAAGATTCGGGTTTTAAGGGCTCCCCCAAGAAAAATGTGGGAATTGGCGTCAGGGATTCAGGCTTCGAGAATTTGGGCAGTGATCCTAATAACAAGGGAATTAAAGGATTGGATTCTAATGGGGTGGTGTACTTGATATTTGATAATATAGAGCTTTTACACGAATGGACCAATGGTTTTGGTTTAATTTCTGCATTGTTTAAGCTGGCAGATTTGACGAGAATGCCTAATTTGGGTTTGATTTTTATCAGCAACGTTACACCGGATTCTTTTTATTTACAGACGGGTACTTTGGAACCGTTGACAGTCTACTTCAGGGATTATACTGATGAGGAGTTGCATCAAATTCTGCTCAAAGGACAGCCTAATCCGGAGCTCTATGGATCCTTTCTAAA TGCTATTATGAAGCCCTTTAGCAGAGCTTGCAGGCGAGTTACAGAACTCTCTGCAGCATTGGAACCATTGTTCCAAAAGTACTGTGAGCCCATCATCAAAGAAGCAGTGAGTCCCAATGATGAAAAGGGGAAGCGGAGGCTGTTTGCTCTTCTCCAGCCCCACATTACGCCGGCCCTGAACcaaatatgtaatgtccccacttatTCAGGATTCTCTAAATCTGGTGCTGACAAAGCTAGGAGAAAACTCATACCAAAAAGATCTGGTTGTTATGAAGCTACAGAGGAGCTAGACTTTTACCTTACTGTTTGTGGTAAATATCTTCTCATATCTGCCTTCATTGCATCACGGAACCCTGCCACTCTCGATGCAACTCTGTTTGATTCCACTGGTGGATTAGAGAGCCGAAAACGAAAGAGAAA GAGCTCTGCATCAGCTATGCAGAAAAAGGAGTACGAGGAGCAAGAAAAGGTCCTCAAAGGTCCCGGCTCTTTCCCATTAGAGAGGCTGCTTGCAATTTTTCAATGCATCACGGTAGCAACAGGTGAAGATGTGGAAAGTCAGCAATGTACCGACACATCTCCAAATGATGAAGGAAGTATGGAGCTCATGTCTGATGCTCTCATGCAGCTATCTACACTTTGCAATATCAACCTTTTGTATAAAGGATCAAGTTGCCCTTTAGAAGGTGCTGCTAGATACCGGTGCAACATTGACCAGGACCTTGCATTGAGG GTTGCACGGAGTGTCAATTTTCCCTTGTCAAAGTATCTCTATCGTTGA